The sequence below is a genomic window from Flagellimonas marinaquae.
TGGCACTATGTGGGATTTTCCCAATCACAAGAAATTAGCCAAAATAGCAGCCCGTATTTATGAGAATGATGGAATAGTGGCGGCCGTATGTCACGGACCTTCCGCATTGGTGAACATTCAATTGTCCAACGGAGCCTATTTGGTAAACGGTAAAACACTAAGCGTTTTTACCAATGAAGAAGAAGCAAATGTAGGCTTAGAAAAAGTGGTTCCTTTCCTTTTGGAAACAAAATTGGAAGCACGTGGAGCAACCATAGATAAAGCCGATATGTGGCAAGAAAAAGTGAGTGTGGACCAGCGTTTGGTCACCGGTCAAAATCCTGCTTCTGCCAAATTAACGGCCCAAAAGATTGTGGAACTGGTTAAAGCAACGTACTAAGATGGCTACGGATTCAGCAGTTTTAAACGCAAAGACCGAAAAGAAAAGTCTACCAGCGGCCTTATGGGCATTGACCATTAGTGCCTTTGGTATTGGAACTACAGAGTTTGTTATCGTGGGCTTGTTGCCCACTGTAGCCAACGATTTAAACACCTCTATTTCCTCAGCGGGATTGTTGGTGAGTTTGTACGCCTTGGGAGTTGCCATTGGTGCACCTGTCTTAACGGCTTTGACCAGTAAAATAGCACGCAAACGGTTATTGATCGGTATTATGTTATTGTTCATTATCGGTAACGGATTGGCCACCATTGCGCCTAGTTTTACCTTGTTAATACTGGCACGCATTTTAACCGGGTTCGCACATGGGGTCTTTTTCTCCATTGGCTCTACTATAGCGGCCAGTCTGGTACCAGAAGATAAAAGGGCTTCTGCTATTTCCATAATGTTCGCCGGGCTTACGGTAGCTATTGTTACGGGCGTGCCTTTGGGTACGTACATTGGCCAAAACTTTGGGTGGCGTGCCACTTTTGTGGGCGTTGCCATTTTAGGGGTTATCGGGGCCTTGGCCAGTTACTTTTTGGTTCCTTCAAATATTAAAAAATCACCGCCCTTACGTTTGGTAGATCAGCTAAAAGTACTCAAAAACCCTTCTATTCTGTTGGTGTTGGGCATTACGGCCCTTGGTTATGGCGGTACGTTTGTAACCTTTACCTACTTGGCGCCTTTGTTGGAAGAAGTTACCGGATTTTCCGCTAGTATGACCAGTGTTCTACTCTTGGTCTACGGTATAGCCATTGCCTTGGGCAATATTATTGGGGGTAAGGTTTCCAACAAAACCCCGGGAAAAGCCTTAATGGTCATGTTTGCTTTGCAAGCCGTGGTACTGGTGGTACTATACTTTACGGCAAGCAGTCCTATTTGGTCCATAGTAACTTTGTTTTTTATGGGAATCTTGGCGTTCTCCAACGTACCCGCACTGCAACTGTATGTGGTTAAAATGGCAGAAAAATACCTGCCGGGCACAGAAGATGTAGCCTCGGCATTGAACATTGCGGCTTTTAACGTGGGGATAGCTATTGGTGCCTATGTTGGCGGATTAATAGTAGAGTCCACATTGGGCGTAGCAGCAACGCCATGGGTAGGGAGTATACTGGTGGTGGTAGGCTTTATACTTACACTGGCTTTATATAAAAAAGAAAAATTATAAACAGATGCATACATTATCATTTAAACATAACGATCAAATGCCCATTTTAGGGCTTGGTACCTTTCGTTCTGAACCCAAAGAGGTTTATACCGCTGTTTTGGAAGCCTTGAAAATGGGGTACAGGCACATAGACTGTGCGGCAGCCTACGGAAACGAAAAAGAAGTAGGAAAGGCGATTGCGGAAGCCATTGATTCTGGTGTGGTAACCAGGGAGGAACTGTGGATTACCTCCAAGCTTTGGAGTGATTCTCACGGGATGGACAACGTACAACCGGCCTTGGAAAAAACCCTGAAAGACCTACAGTTGGATTATTTGGACCTCTATTTGGTCCATTGGCCTGTAGCCTTTAAAAAAAGAGTTGAAATGCCAGAGAAGGCAGATCAATTCATTCCTTTGGAAGAAGTGCCATTGACCGATACCTGGGCCGGTATGGAAGCAGCTTTGGAAAAAGGACTGGCCAAGCATATCGGTGTCAGTAATTTCAATACCCAATATTTGAAGGCTCTTTTGGAAACGGCAAAACAGAAACCAGAAGTGAACCAAATCGAGATACACCCGTTTTTACAGCAAGATACCTTGGTAGATTTCTGTAAACAAGTGGGTATTCACCTAACAGCATACGCACCTATTGGTTCTGGTGGGGCAGAAGATGATACCCTTAACCTTTTTAAAAGTGAGGTGCTTCTGGATATTGCCCAGGCCCATGGTATGACAGTGGCGCAAGTAGCCTTAAAATGGGGCATACAACGCGGTATTTCGGTAATACCAAAATCTACCAATGTGTCCCGATTACAAGAAAATTTGGATACCCTAAAATTTGAATTGAGCGCTTCGGATATGGAGAAGATCGTGGCCCTTAACAAAGACCATCGTTTTGTGGATGCAAAATTCTGGGAAGTTGAAGGCGGCCCGTATACTGCAGAGGAAATCTGGAACGCTTAATTAAAAAGTCAGGGGTCGTTCTGCGGCCCTTGGCTTAAAAAAGAATTGCTATGAAAAATTTTGACAAACTATACCGACCCGGTAAAATGACCTTGGGAATAGAATTTCCGCTCGATAACGATTGGTCCTTGGCAGGGGATAAAAAACGAAGAGAAACGGGAAGGCCTTTCGGTATTCCGGATATGACAAATCATTTGGAGTTGGTACAACAGGCAGATGCTGCTGGTTTTGCATCGGTTTGGGTACGGGAAGTACCGGTTTACGATCCCAATTTTGGGGATGGCGCCCAGTTGTTCGATACTATCGGTTATTTGGGTTATTTATCCGCGGCTACCCAGAATATATTGTTGGGAACGGCCGCTATCGTTTCACCTTTACATCAACCCATACATTTGGCAAAAGCCGCCGCAACCATTGAAAATTTAAGCAAGGGTAGGTTGCTGCTGGGTTTAGGGCTAGGGGACAGGCCCGTGGAATTTCCTATGTATAAAATAGCCTATGAGGAACGCCCCAAATTGTTTCGGGAGCATTTAAAGATTATGCAAGAGGCTTGGAAATTGGAAAGCGATTTAACCGAGTTTTATCCCTTTTTAAACCCGGGTGTGGACGTTTATCCCAAACCCCAGGACCCAATTCCTTTGGTGGTTGCCGGCCACTCGGGACAGTCCATAGATTGGATTGCTAAAGAAGCGAACGGTTGGTTCAATTATCCCAGAACACCAGAGGAAACCTATTTGCAGCAAAAGAAGTGGTGCGAGGCCTTATACGACAACGACCAAGCCTGTAAACCCTATATTTCTGCCTTTCATTTAAACCTACTTACGGACGACAATGCCGACTTTAGACCACATCGGTTTGGAGGTGCCATAGGGATAAACAAGCTTACGGAATTACTGAAACGCTACGAAGAAGCAGGGGTAAACCACATGGCGTTGCATTTGCGAAAATCGGACACTCCGGTCAAAGAAGCATTGGATAAAATAGCGGAAGTAGTGTTGCCGTTATTTAACGGTGTTTTGGTGTAAGGGTTCAAGGAGTAAAGGGTTGTCGAAAAAAATGCTAAATAATTCTTAATCCGTGATTTGTTTCATTATTTCCCTTTTTTGTGTAAGTCTGTCACAAACACCTACCCATACCTTTGTATCATCATTAAAATAATAATTCAAAAACATTCTTATGAGTTTAGAAAATAACATTAAAGGAAAAGTAGTAGTAATTACAGGTGCCAGTAGTGGACTGGGTGAAGCTACCGCACGTTATTTAGCTGCCAAAGGGGCACACGTTGTATTAGGTGCCAGAAGAGAAGATCGTTTACAGAACATTTCGGAAGAAATCAATTCCAAAAACGAAGGTAAGGCGGCATACATTGCAACAGATGTGACCAAAAAAGAAGACGTGCAAGCTTTGGTGGACAAAGCAGTAAGCGAATTTGGTAAAATTGACGTAATGGTCAACAACGCTGGTTTGATGGCTATAGCACCCATGAGCGAGGTGAAGGTAGATGAGTGGGACCGTATGATAGACATCAACGTTAAAGGTGTATTGTACGGGGTAGCAGCTGCTCTGCCAATTTTCCAAAAGCAAGAATCCGGGCACTTTATCAACCTATCTTCCGTAGCAGGAATAAAAGTATTTGCACCGGGGGGTACGGTATATAGTGGAACCAAATTTGCCGTTCGAGCCATTTCAGAAGGACTGCGTGCAGAAGTAGGAGGTAATATCAGAACCACTTCCATTGAGCCAGGTGCTGTTGATTCCGAGTTGAAACACGGAAGTACCCATAAAGAGAGTTCTGAAATGGTAGACAATATGTACGAGACCATTTCTATTCCTGCCGATTCTGTGGCCAGAACCATTGCTTTTGCCATTGAACAACCAGCAGATGTAGACGTGAACGAAATTGTGTTGAGACCAACTGTACAAGACTTTTAGTCTCAAGTCTTATTCGTAAGGTAATTTAGAAATACTGGACTGTAGTGCTATCTTTGGTACTACAGTCTATTTTAGTTTTTAAGAGATGACGCATTTTAAAAGTTTAAAGGAATTCAATCATTATGTTGGGTACACCGCTCCAAAAAAGGAGTTGATCGATGTGGTAAAGTATGACGAGTTTGAAAATCTACGTTTAAAAAGTGAACCCATCACCACAGATTGGTATATGATGGCCTTTAAACGCAATGTGACCGGTCTGCACTGTTTTGGAAGTACGGAGTTCGATCGGGATGCCGCCTTCTTATATTTTGTAAAACCGAACCAAGTTTTTGAATGGGATGCCACCGAACCTTGGAAGGGCTACCATATGCTCATTTCCCCTGTGCTGTTGCAGGAATACAATATTGATTTTAGCTTTTTTCAGTATGAGATAGGGGAGGCCTTGTTCCTAACCGAAGATGAGCAGCAACAGTTGGAAACCCTTTATGAACAAATTCTAACGGAATACAAAAAGGACACCTACGAGCTGGATTTGCTCATTGCCTATAGTAACCTCATTTTCACCTACATTGGTAAATGCTATAAAAGACAGTTTGAAACCCGACAACCCTTGTACAATAAAGTGGTGATGACCTTTAAAAAGGAGCTGAACAAATATTATTCGGACGGAAATACCCAATTGCCATCCGTAAATTATTTTGCTGAAAAATTGAACCTTTCCGTAAACTATTTTGGTGATTTGATCAAGCACCATACCGGCAAAACGGCATCCGAGCTTATACAGGAAAAAATCATAATCGAAGCGAAACATCAATTACAGAGCTATGACAAATCCATTGCGGAGATTGGATACAACCTAGGATTCGATTATCCCACTTACTTTTCGCGATTGTTTAAAAAGCATACCGGGGTAACGCCATCTCAGTATAGGAGATAGAATGTGTTTAACGCTTTAACTGCACCTCTTTCTCTATACCCAAACGCTTCATTTTGGCAAACAAGGTTTTGGCATTCATGTTTAAAATGGTTGCTGCACCTTTGTTTCCACTCACACGCCAATTGGTATAATTTAGCACATCGATAATGTAATCGCGTTGCATGGTTTCGAACGGTTTAAAATCTTCTGTTGGAATGATATTATCAGTTTGTGGTATCCATTGTCCAGGATTCAGCGTAGTACCATTTTCAATAATTACGGCACGTTCAATTAAATTTTCCAACTCACGAATGTTGCCCGGAAAGTTATAAGCCATTAAGGCTTCAACCGTTTTTTTCGATAAGCGTTTAAATGCTTTGCCGGCTTTTGCCGAATATTTTTCTAAAAAGTATTGTGCCAACATAGGGATGTCCTCTTTTCTGGCGCGCAAAGGAATATTATGAATAGGAAACACATTTAGGCGGTAATATAAATCTTCGCGAAACGTTCCTTCTTTTATCATGTCTTCCAAATGCCTATTGGTGGCTGCTACTACACGAACATTTACTTTTATAGTTTTATTGCCACCTAATTCATCAAACTCACCTTCCTGTAATACACGTAGCAATTTTGGTTGTAGATCAATCGGCATTTCACCTATTTCATCTAAAAAAATGGTGCCACCATCGGCTAACGAGAATTTACCAACTTTATCGGCAACAGCACCTGTAAACGCCCCTTTTTTATGCCCAAACAATTCACTTTCAATCAGCTCTTTAGGTAGGGTGGCACAATTAATTTTAATCAGTGGCCTGTCTTTACGCATACTGTTATTATGGATAGCACTGGCGAGTAATTCTTTACCTGTTCCAGATTCACCGGTGATTAAAACAGTAGTATCGGTAGGAGCAACTTGGTCTACCAATTGCAAGACTTTCTCATAAGCCTCACTGGTACAGATAATGTTATTGAAATTGATTTTACTGTTAATCTCTTCTTGTAAATACTCATTTTCATTTGCTAATCGATCTTTCAGGGATTTGATTTCTTCCAGAGCCTGGAACAGTTCCAAGTCTCTTACCTTCCGCTCGGAAATATCCCGGATTATGGCGCAATTATAGTCTTCATCGTTGTAGCGTAAATGATTGGC
It includes:
- a CDS encoding aldo/keto reductase → MHTLSFKHNDQMPILGLGTFRSEPKEVYTAVLEALKMGYRHIDCAAAYGNEKEVGKAIAEAIDSGVVTREELWITSKLWSDSHGMDNVQPALEKTLKDLQLDYLDLYLVHWPVAFKKRVEMPEKADQFIPLEEVPLTDTWAGMEAALEKGLAKHIGVSNFNTQYLKALLETAKQKPEVNQIEIHPFLQQDTLVDFCKQVGIHLTAYAPIGSGGAEDDTLNLFKSEVLLDIAQAHGMTVAQVALKWGIQRGISVIPKSTNVSRLQENLDTLKFELSASDMEKIVALNKDHRFVDAKFWEVEGGPYTAEEIWNA
- a CDS encoding type 1 glutamine amidotransferase domain-containing protein produces the protein MKTRINTTVAMLLFALLGTAQHNNKTTKVLMVLSSHQELGDTGKVTGYYLSEVTHAYEVFEENNFDITLVSPEGGNPPVDGFDLEDPVNKKYWNDTTFQQKLKNTLKPSKIKARDYDVIYYAGGHGTMWDFPNHKKLAKIAARIYENDGIVAAVCHGPSALVNIQLSNGAYLVNGKTLSVFTNEEEANVGLEKVVPFLLETKLEARGATIDKADMWQEKVSVDQRLVTGQNPASAKLTAQKIVELVKATY
- a CDS encoding SDR family oxidoreductase, coding for MSLENNIKGKVVVITGASSGLGEATARYLAAKGAHVVLGARREDRLQNISEEINSKNEGKAAYIATDVTKKEDVQALVDKAVSEFGKIDVMVNNAGLMAIAPMSEVKVDEWDRMIDINVKGVLYGVAAALPIFQKQESGHFINLSSVAGIKVFAPGGTVYSGTKFAVRAISEGLRAEVGGNIRTTSIEPGAVDSELKHGSTHKESSEMVDNMYETISIPADSVARTIAFAIEQPADVDVNEIVLRPTVQDF
- a CDS encoding sigma 54-interacting transcriptional regulator, encoding MAKNQESLEIKEWLVETLPYEVMWMDENGKIVYANTKFCNRLGYNKSVITGLSIFDINPTSSPESWKKHWELVQKKGIHRFKETHKNKSGKYYEVEVFAQFFSNNRKKLICAIVNDISESSFYQKLMDNTQTIANVGGWELNLQDGSIVATSEALQMFEAQNVDDLTPPKIIHQFKDPEHIKSLLSNTIRKGEAYDEVLETAHNPPRFMRCVAKPVLKGDKIYKLIGVYQDVTEQQLKENNLQLYKEVIGNAEDIVYVVKKNGDLFHHNKAAKAQLGFNEGQLNNASIFDLDPGITKEWWENHFNDVVEKGSIRFEWLAVRKNGTKFPVDITANHLRYNDEDYNCAIIRDISERKVRDLELFQALEEIKSLKDRLANENEYLQEEINSKINFNNIICTSEAYEKVLQLVDQVAPTDTTVLITGESGTGKELLASAIHNNSMRKDRPLIKINCATLPKELIESELFGHKKGAFTGAVADKVGKFSLADGGTIFLDEIGEMPIDLQPKLLRVLQEGEFDELGGNKTIKVNVRVVAATNRHLEDMIKEGTFREDLYYRLNVFPIHNIPLRARKEDIPMLAQYFLEKYSAKAGKAFKRLSKKTVEALMAYNFPGNIRELENLIERAVIIENGTTLNPGQWIPQTDNIIPTEDFKPFETMQRDYIIDVLNYTNWRVSGNKGAATILNMNAKTLFAKMKRLGIEKEVQLKR
- a CDS encoding TIGR03571 family LLM class oxidoreductase, whose amino-acid sequence is MKNFDKLYRPGKMTLGIEFPLDNDWSLAGDKKRRETGRPFGIPDMTNHLELVQQADAAGFASVWVREVPVYDPNFGDGAQLFDTIGYLGYLSAATQNILLGTAAIVSPLHQPIHLAKAAATIENLSKGRLLLGLGLGDRPVEFPMYKIAYEERPKLFREHLKIMQEAWKLESDLTEFYPFLNPGVDVYPKPQDPIPLVVAGHSGQSIDWIAKEANGWFNYPRTPEETYLQQKKWCEALYDNDQACKPYISAFHLNLLTDDNADFRPHRFGGAIGINKLTELLKRYEEAGVNHMALHLRKSDTPVKEALDKIAEVVLPLFNGVLV
- a CDS encoding AraC family transcriptional regulator gives rise to the protein MTHFKSLKEFNHYVGYTAPKKELIDVVKYDEFENLRLKSEPITTDWYMMAFKRNVTGLHCFGSTEFDRDAAFLYFVKPNQVFEWDATEPWKGYHMLISPVLLQEYNIDFSFFQYEIGEALFLTEDEQQQLETLYEQILTEYKKDTYELDLLIAYSNLIFTYIGKCYKRQFETRQPLYNKVVMTFKKELNKYYSDGNTQLPSVNYFAEKLNLSVNYFGDLIKHHTGKTASELIQEKIIIEAKHQLQSYDKSIAEIGYNLGFDYPTYFSRLFKKHTGVTPSQYRR
- a CDS encoding MFS transporter, translating into MATDSAVLNAKTEKKSLPAALWALTISAFGIGTTEFVIVGLLPTVANDLNTSISSAGLLVSLYALGVAIGAPVLTALTSKIARKRLLIGIMLLFIIGNGLATIAPSFTLLILARILTGFAHGVFFSIGSTIAASLVPEDKRASAISIMFAGLTVAIVTGVPLGTYIGQNFGWRATFVGVAILGVIGALASYFLVPSNIKKSPPLRLVDQLKVLKNPSILLVLGITALGYGGTFVTFTYLAPLLEEVTGFSASMTSVLLLVYGIAIALGNIIGGKVSNKTPGKALMVMFALQAVVLVVLYFTASSPIWSIVTLFFMGILAFSNVPALQLYVVKMAEKYLPGTEDVASALNIAAFNVGIAIGAYVGGLIVESTLGVAATPWVGSILVVVGFILTLALYKKEKL